The Desulfomicrobium orale DSM 12838 genome includes a window with the following:
- the mtgA gene encoding monofunctional biosynthetic peptidoglycan transglycosylase: protein MPRAISKTSRRGKKDSRRGRKPNGRLRAIRRIIVRTIAGGVLFISLLILALRWLPAPTSAFMMTRHAENLSSPPARPLDYQWVSGRRIPAHMALAVVAAEDQNFPHHWGFDLKAIGQAVRHNRQGRSIRGASTISQQVAKNLFLWSGRGYGRKALEAGLTVCIELLWPKERILEMYLNIAEFGDNIYGVNAAARRFFGKKPEALTRHESAVLAAVLPSPRRLSAANPSPYVLRRAAWIQRQMHQLGPEYVEWP from the coding sequence ATGCCAAGAGCCATATCCAAAACTTCCCGCCGCGGGAAAAAAGACTCCCGCCGGGGGCGGAAGCCAAACGGTCGGCTTCGGGCTATCCGGCGGATAATTGTCAGGACGATAGCGGGGGGAGTCCTTTTCATTTCGCTCCTGATTCTGGCGCTGCGCTGGCTGCCGGCCCCCACATCCGCCTTCATGATGACGCGCCATGCCGAAAACCTGTCTTCGCCCCCGGCCCGGCCGCTTGATTATCAATGGGTATCCGGGCGGCGTATTCCGGCGCATATGGCTCTGGCCGTTGTGGCCGCCGAGGACCAGAACTTTCCTCATCACTGGGGTTTCGATCTGAAGGCCATCGGTCAGGCCGTGCGTCATAACAGACAGGGCAGGTCCATACGTGGTGCGAGCACCATCAGCCAGCAGGTGGCCAAGAATCTCTTTCTGTGGTCCGGGCGCGGCTACGGCCGCAAGGCTCTGGAGGCCGGGCTGACGGTGTGTATCGAACTTCTGTGGCCCAAAGAGCGGATTCTGGAAATGTATCTGAACATCGCCGAGTTCGGCGACAATATCTACGGCGTAAATGCGGCGGCCCGGCGTTTCTTCGGCAAGAAGCCGGAAGCCCTGACCCGGCACGAGTCCGCCGTGCTGGCGGCGGTGCTGCCCAGCCCCCGGAGGCTGTCGGCCGCCAATCCGTCGCCTTACGTGCTGCGCCGCGCGGCCTGGATCCAGCGCCAGATGCATCAGCTCGGTCCGGAGTATGTCGAATGGCCCTGA
- a CDS encoding ATP-binding protein: MLTVLHPIFQERSRAGYVRLVMTQPTLMRQLTIYLGMSVCVLLASILLAYIFSLFSQRFITMPVLELQGTMEHVAVTGDYSIRARTASKDELGQLAQGFNEMLGRIQGQDNELRSHRERLEENVRSRTRELSEANQILQRTVGELRLARDRAEAANQAKMQFLANISHEIRTPMNGVLGVAEILDHSPLSDRQRQLLQALRQSGADMMVIINDLLDFSKLEAGKFSLHISTFNLHQLLDNCITAFAPQARAKALELVCITSPEVPALIQSDPDRLRQILVNLIGNALKFTASGSIVLNVSLEEEEGTQGWLLISVRDTGIGIPAAALDKIFSPFTQADETMTRTHGGTGLGLTIVHQLLGLLEGSISVHSTEGHGSEFIVRIPFIHPERGGEENPPSYAGISIHTCGLTPLSRVALDNMLGRYSLVAVHYDCPQDCPPAHDGGKRIIFVEGSSHAEAEVILSQLRQRQTDCHNMVLISSDLSAAADNLLLMADKAIAKPIRQSGVQQILQDAAGVRTGEEAASEIVALGATYSARALLVEDNKVNQSVARAALELFGLEPTIADNGLDALNLLQNNRFDIIFMDCQMPVMDGYTASARIREQERLAGNGRRIPIVAMTAHALDKDRKRCFQSGMDAYLPKPFTLEALGKCLAEWLPDRAQAMDLPSAVLSGGIPAGTQEDALDPQTLASLRKMQSMGSSDLLHTLFDAYTSSAQELMQAIEKAMGQSNWRQIREHAHTLKSSSHNVGATTLSRLARDMEILAMNEDVPEITALYPVLLQEHQKVLLAVARQKEEL, translated from the coding sequence ATGCTGACGGTTCTGCATCCCATCTTTCAGGAGCGGAGCCGGGCGGGTTATGTGCGTCTGGTCATGACTCAGCCCACACTCATGCGCCAGCTGACCATTTATCTGGGCATGAGCGTCTGCGTTCTGCTGGCCAGCATACTGCTCGCCTACATTTTTTCCCTGTTTTCCCAGCGTTTCATCACCATGCCCGTGCTGGAGCTGCAAGGCACCATGGAGCATGTGGCCGTCACCGGGGATTATTCCATCCGCGCCCGGACCGCCTCGAAGGACGAGCTGGGCCAGCTGGCTCAGGGCTTCAATGAAATGCTGGGCCGGATTCAGGGCCAGGACAATGAGCTGCGCTCCCACCGCGAACGGCTGGAAGAGAATGTCCGCAGCCGTACGCGGGAGCTTTCGGAAGCCAACCAGATCCTGCAACGGACGGTGGGGGAGCTGCGCCTGGCAAGGGACAGGGCCGAAGCCGCCAACCAGGCCAAAATGCAGTTTCTGGCGAACATCAGCCACGAAATCCGCACACCCATGAACGGCGTCCTCGGCGTGGCCGAAATTCTGGATCACTCCCCCCTGTCGGACCGCCAGCGTCAGCTTTTGCAGGCCCTGCGCCAGTCGGGTGCGGACATGATGGTCATCATCAACGATCTGCTTGATTTCTCCAAACTGGAGGCGGGTAAGTTTTCCCTGCATATCAGTACGTTCAACCTGCACCAGCTGCTGGACAACTGCATTACCGCCTTCGCGCCCCAAGCCCGGGCCAAGGCGCTGGAACTGGTCTGCATCACAAGTCCGGAGGTCCCGGCCCTGATCCAGTCCGACCCGGACCGGCTCCGTCAGATTCTGGTCAACCTCATCGGCAACGCTCTCAAGTTTACGGCCTCGGGCAGCATTGTCCTCAATGTCTCCCTGGAAGAAGAGGAAGGCACCCAGGGCTGGCTGCTGATTTCCGTCCGGGATACGGGTATCGGCATTCCGGCCGCGGCACTGGACAAGATATTTTCGCCCTTCACCCAGGCCGACGAGACCATGACCCGCACCCACGGCGGCACGGGTCTGGGTCTGACCATCGTACACCAGCTGCTCGGCCTGCTGGAAGGAAGCATTTCCGTCCACAGCACCGAGGGGCATGGCTCGGAGTTCATTGTCCGCATCCCCTTCATTCATCCCGAGCGCGGCGGCGAGGAGAACCCTCCGTCCTATGCGGGAATTTCCATCCACACCTGCGGGCTGACACCTCTGTCCCGAGTGGCGCTGGATAACATGCTCGGCCGGTATTCCCTTGTCGCCGTCCACTACGACTGCCCTCAGGATTGCCCGCCCGCCCACGATGGAGGCAAGCGGATCATATTCGTCGAGGGCTCTTCCCATGCCGAGGCCGAAGTAATCCTTTCCCAGCTGCGGCAGCGTCAGACCGACTGCCATAACATGGTTCTCATCTCCTCTGATCTGTCGGCCGCCGCCGACAATCTGCTGCTCATGGCGGACAAGGCCATCGCCAAACCCATCCGCCAGTCCGGCGTCCAGCAGATACTTCAGGATGCGGCCGGGGTCAGGACCGGCGAGGAAGCCGCTTCCGAGATCGTGGCGTTGGGGGCAACCTACAGCGCCCGTGCCCTGCTGGTGGAGGACAACAAGGTCAACCAGAGCGTGGCCCGCGCCGCTCTGGAGCTGTTCGGCCTGGAGCCCACCATTGCCGACAACGGTCTGGATGCCCTGAATCTGCTTCAGAACAACCGTTTCGACATCATTTTCATGGATTGCCAGATGCCCGTCATGGACGGCTACACAGCCAGTGCCCGGATCCGGGAACAGGAACGCCTCGCCGGAAACGGGCGGCGCATCCCCATCGTGGCCATGACCGCCCATGCTCTGGACAAGGACAGGAAGCGCTGCTTCCAGAGCGGAATGGATGCCTATCTGCCGAAGCCCTTTACTCTGGAGGCTCTGGGAAAATGCCTGGCCGAATGGCTGCCTGACCGGGCGCAGGCAATGGATCTTCCGTCGGCCGTGCTTTCAGGCGGCATCCCGGCCGGGACTCAGGAAGACGCGCTGGATCCGCAGACCCTGGCCTCGCTTAGGAAAATGCAAAGCATGGGCTCCTCCGACCTGCTGCACACGCTCTTCGACGCCTATACATCTTCGGCTCAGGAGCTCATGCAGGCCATCGAAAAGGCCATGGGGCAGAGTAACTGGCGGCAAATCCGCGAGCATGCCCACACTCTCAAGTCTTCCAGCCACAATGTGGGAGCCACGACCCTTTCCCGTCTTGCGCGGGATATGGAAATTCTGGCCATGAATGAAGACGTGCCGGAGATAACGGCCCTGTACCCCGTTCTTCTCCAGGAACACCAGAAAGTCCTTCTCGCGGTCGCCCGCCAGAAGGAGGAGCTGTAG
- a CDS encoding GntR family transcriptional regulator, with protein MKNTKTRGSVPPHTHVHSRSSLSNALVNYKEKSSKLTEKTGQAPAQSGREIVYQYIQKQMKAGILLPGSVLDLQSISKALGISNTPLRDSLIRLEAEGYLTIYPRSKVVINTLELKDFPFLYEIMGSLEYTTISSSINNYTNKIILYMKKLNTFMRKAINDGDMMQYDSIHYEFHDIFFHVSSNIFAERILHPIKNRLWDFPRKNISIGWYHAAIDEHELIVDSIERKDILSLMHNIKNLHWGFAHNEAYIRKTYNF; from the coding sequence GTGAAAAACACCAAAACACGAGGAAGTGTCCCCCCGCACACCCACGTACATAGCCGCTCCTCCCTTTCAAATGCACTTGTAAACTATAAAGAAAAATCTTCGAAACTAACCGAAAAGACTGGGCAAGCACCCGCCCAAAGTGGCAGAGAGATCGTCTATCAATACATACAGAAGCAAATGAAGGCAGGCATATTGCTTCCTGGAAGCGTGCTAGACTTGCAGAGTATTAGTAAAGCTCTCGGAATAAGCAATACACCATTGCGTGATTCTCTCATTCGCTTGGAGGCTGAGGGATATCTAACTATATATCCACGCAGCAAAGTCGTTATTAATACACTTGAGTTGAAAGATTTTCCTTTTTTATATGAAATAATGGGCTCTTTGGAATATACAACAATATCTTCTTCAATTAATAATTACACCAATAAAATAATATTATATATGAAAAAATTAAATACTTTTATGCGAAAAGCGATAAATGATGGAGATATGATGCAATACGACTCAATTCATTACGAATTTCATGACATTTTTTTTCATGTTTCATCGAATATATTTGCAGAAAGAATACTTCATCCAATAAAAAACAGATTATGGGATTTTCCAAGAAAAAATATTTCCATTGGATGGTATCACGCTGCTATTGACGAGCATGAGTTGATTGTTGACTCTATAGAGAGAAAAGATATTCTTTCACTTATGCATAATATCAAGAATCTTCATTGGGGGTTTGCTCATAATGAAGCATATATCCGAAAAACATATAATTTCTGA
- the rarD gene encoding EamA family transporter RarD: protein MSNGPDPVPSLKAKHPMLNTGILMALCAYACWGLLPIYWKLLQHVPADQLLGHRIVWSFAALIIFLKATRRTAALRRSLNPAIWRSYGLASLLIGVNWFVYVWSVNSGYIVEASLGYFINPLLSVLLGVAFLHERLRPLQWLPVGLAAAGVIYLAVDYGRPPWIALVLAGTFSLYSLIKKKASLGAFEGLTLETALLFPLALGWLLISEVSGTGVFLHTGTTSSLLLAGAGVVTTLPLVMFAAAARRISLTMIGILQYSAPSIQFLLGVFLYREPFSRAQFAGFGMVWIAIILFCLEQIRPGMHLPPPAAGAGIESLCQKTLQRRNFSGLRKECMGYEYGFPFHQKLYVFRIYASL from the coding sequence ATGTCGAATGGCCCTGACCCTGTCCCGTCTCTCAAGGCCAAGCATCCCATGCTGAACACCGGCATCCTCATGGCGCTCTGCGCCTACGCCTGCTGGGGCCTACTGCCCATCTACTGGAAGCTTCTGCAGCACGTTCCCGCAGACCAGCTTTTGGGGCACCGCATTGTCTGGTCTTTCGCGGCCCTGATCATTTTTCTGAAAGCCACCCGGCGCACGGCCGCCCTGCGCCGCAGCCTGAATCCCGCCATATGGCGCAGCTATGGCCTGGCCAGTCTGCTCATCGGGGTGAATTGGTTCGTCTATGTCTGGAGCGTGAATTCGGGCTATATTGTCGAAGCAAGCCTTGGTTACTTCATCAATCCACTGCTCTCGGTGCTGCTTGGCGTGGCTTTTCTGCACGAACGTCTGAGGCCATTGCAGTGGCTTCCTGTGGGACTGGCCGCTGCGGGAGTGATCTATCTGGCCGTGGATTACGGCCGCCCGCCCTGGATTGCCCTGGTCCTGGCCGGGACGTTCAGCCTCTATAGCCTGATCAAAAAGAAAGCGTCCCTTGGCGCGTTCGAAGGACTGACTCTGGAAACGGCCCTGCTTTTCCCACTGGCCCTGGGCTGGCTGCTCATCAGCGAAGTCTCCGGCACGGGCGTTTTTCTGCATACGGGAACAACATCCAGCCTGCTTCTCGCGGGTGCGGGCGTGGTCACCACTCTGCCGCTGGTCATGTTTGCGGCGGCTGCACGGCGCATTTCCCTGACCATGATCGGCATCCTGCAATACTCGGCCCCGTCCATCCAGTTTCTGCTGGGCGTATTCCTGTACCGCGAACCTTTTTCCCGCGCCCAGTTCGCGGGTTTTGGCATGGTCTGGATCGCCATCATCCTCTTCTGTCTGGAACAGATTCGTCCCGGAATGCATCTGCCCCCTCCAGCCGCAGGCGCGGGAATTGAGTCTCTCTGCCAAAAAACTCTCCAGAGAAGAAATTTTTCCGGTCTGAGAAAGGAATGTATGGGTTATGAGTATGGATTCCCATTTCATCAGAAATTATATGTTTTTCGGATATATGCTTCATTATGA
- the dctP gene encoding TRAP transporter substrate-binding protein DctP, producing MSVLICMVVTFLLCLSPVFAAEYRLRLQTYYSPSTAAGAKYFAEQVKKNTGGKVEVQVFTGGELIASANILKSVKNGMIEMGQGMGHHFSELKTGTIESGLPMSWMSATEATLLYDERGLRTLIGKEYEKAGVVYLGPTWAASYHTASKQPIRSLDDMRKMKVRVVGATAKMLASLGINVVTMPPEDIYMALATGQIDAVVYGNAAEYKETKFYEVAPYINITPLINPITDTLIINKKIWDEMPSDIRVGIQAAADQARWYWYSWGENESLNVLADIFKDKVTTFSEADQKELVKAAVAVWEQEAEKSPEAAKGVKILKDFAQAIGRLE from the coding sequence GTGTCCGTTCTGATCTGTATGGTGGTGACTTTTCTTTTGTGCCTCAGTCCTGTCTTTGCGGCGGAATATAGGCTGAGATTGCAGACCTATTATTCGCCGTCGACGGCTGCTGGTGCCAAATATTTTGCGGAGCAGGTCAAAAAGAACACCGGAGGAAAAGTGGAGGTGCAGGTGTTCACGGGAGGAGAATTGATTGCCTCTGCCAACATTCTCAAATCCGTCAAGAATGGAATGATCGAAATGGGTCAGGGGATGGGGCATCACTTCTCGGAGTTGAAGACCGGCACCATTGAGTCTGGTTTACCCATGTCATGGATGTCTGCCACTGAAGCCACACTGCTTTATGATGAACGAGGGCTTAGGACTCTCATTGGCAAGGAGTATGAAAAAGCTGGCGTTGTGTATCTAGGCCCCACTTGGGCGGCATCGTATCATACCGCCAGTAAACAACCCATCCGATCGCTGGACGATATGCGTAAGATGAAGGTCAGGGTCGTCGGAGCAACTGCAAAAATGCTGGCATCTCTTGGAATTAATGTAGTGACAATGCCTCCTGAGGATATATATATGGCACTTGCAACTGGACAGATTGACGCAGTAGTATATGGAAATGCCGCAGAATATAAAGAGACAAAATTTTATGAAGTTGCTCCATATATCAATATAACGCCGCTTATTAATCCAATTACGGATACATTGATCATTAATAAAAAAATTTGGGACGAAATGCCATCGGATATACGCGTAGGCATTCAAGCCGCTGCAGATCAGGCTCGATGGTATTGGTATTCTTGGGGGGAAAATGAGAGCCTCAATGTACTCGCCGATATCTTCAAAGACAAAGTGACTACTTTTTCTGAAGCCGATCAGAAGGAATTGGTCAAGGCCGCAGTGGCTGTCTGGGAACAGGAAGCTGAAAAGTCCCCTGAAGCGGCAAAGGGAGTGAAAATTCTGAAAGACTTCGCTCAGGCCATAGGACGGCTTGAATAG
- a CDS encoding IS1595-like element ISDeor2 family transposase — protein MKNKYAKRSRISEAKVRQIVKLFAVDLNALQIAEIAGVNRNTANRYLAAFRERIARFCEAESPVQGEVEVDESYFGARRVKGVRGRGAKGKTIVFGLFKREGRVYTEIVPDCSKITLQGIIRGRVKLESIIHSDGWRGYDGLVDLGYQKHFRVEHGNNEFANKNSHINGIESFWAFAKTRLVRFRGLPKHTFYFHLKECEFRFNHRNEDSYKLLLKMLRENPLS, from the coding sequence ATGAAAAACAAGTATGCGAAGCGTTCAAGAATTTCAGAGGCCAAAGTCCGACAAATAGTGAAGCTGTTTGCCGTGGATTTGAATGCCCTGCAGATAGCTGAAATAGCCGGGGTAAATCGTAATACCGCGAACCGTTATCTGGCTGCTTTCCGAGAGAGGATTGCCCGGTTCTGCGAGGCGGAGTCTCCTGTTCAAGGCGAAGTTGAGGTTGATGAAAGCTATTTTGGCGCACGCCGCGTTAAAGGAGTCAGAGGCCGAGGAGCCAAGGGCAAAACCATTGTGTTCGGCTTATTCAAGCGTGAAGGTCGCGTTTATACCGAAATTGTCCCGGACTGTTCAAAAATCACCCTCCAAGGGATCATCCGGGGCCGCGTGAAACTTGAAAGCATTATTCACTCTGATGGCTGGCGCGGCTATGATGGTCTCGTAGACCTAGGCTACCAAAAACACTTCCGGGTTGAGCATGGCAACAATGAATTTGCCAATAAAAACTCACACATTAACGGCATTGAGAGCTTCTGGGCTTTTGCCAAAACACGACTTGTTCGTTTTAGGGGTTTGCCCAAGCACACTTTTTACTTTCATTTGAAAGAATGTGAATTTCGCTTTAACCATAGAAACGAAGATAGTTATAAACTTCTGCTCAAAATGCTCAGAGAAAATCCACTCAGCTAG
- a CDS encoding EAL domain-containing protein has protein sequence MPEPTHAFILIVDDDPTLGLLARETLTQGGFSVQVAQNAKQMRSLLRDFPADMILLDVRLPDASGIELCTELRASDGHVHTPILMITGTDDNEAIRQAYAAGATDFMPKPLNWQLLFQRVRYMWRTHQVLLRSRQSERLLAQAQHMAMMGSWEKHLGSGKFTVSEQFARLFGNAEPDCGKAFQFFLDTVPAEDRAGLIRTMDQVGATGKPATLTHHVGKRNGFSRTVRHDLDIRRNPQGRPLSLCGTLQDITSDTLRARMASDRNRILESMLQNEGLKTLYQDLFVLLVNQAPGSELAVLTRTADTPWDCAYCSPGLKSGAGRRSVDALLGILEEGDTLRGARSVLVGEVEGALRAHLLPISLNSGGRSGTVICAFIPAGLPDQETLHLDDVLQTVSDMATVILDNHRLTSDLQYQAFHDSLTGLPNRFFFLDHLRRTIAESGKNGLKRAVIFIDLDRFKNANDLLGHSFGDNVLQEMARRLQTATRPGDILARTGGDEFMLISAPLDSYAEVERMCARFMEVIAPPFEEGNYSFNLSVSIGASLFPADSDDPGILYQYADVAMQHAKKNGGSVLRYYDSSIMEQFMERLELENDMARALEQEEFLLEFQPQVDMETRKTIGYEALIRWRKPDGRLIPPSAFIPIAEETGFIVVLGGWVLETACREIKRLHLAGQPWIRVAVNVSAVQFVQDNFLELVQQTLEKTDFPADRLELEMTESTVMHGLGTVAERLDALRKLGITISIDDFGTGYSSMSYLKSLPIDSLKVDRSFVMEIGSGNSESRKSEALVDALITLADNLGLTVTAEGVENEKQLEFLRQKHCDRAQGYHTGRPAPLPGLD, from the coding sequence ATGCCCGAACCAACCCATGCTTTCATCCTGATCGTGGACGACGATCCGACTCTTGGCCTTCTGGCCAGGGAAACCCTGACCCAGGGCGGTTTCTCCGTGCAGGTAGCCCAGAACGCGAAACAGATGCGCAGTCTGCTCCGGGATTTTCCCGCCGACATGATCCTTCTGGATGTGCGTCTGCCCGACGCCAGCGGCATCGAACTGTGCACGGAACTGCGCGCTTCGGACGGACACGTACACACGCCCATCCTCATGATCACGGGAACCGACGACAATGAAGCCATCCGTCAGGCCTATGCGGCCGGGGCCACGGACTTCATGCCCAAACCCCTGAACTGGCAGCTGCTGTTCCAGCGGGTCCGGTACATGTGGCGCACCCACCAGGTGCTGCTCAGGTCCAGACAGAGCGAAAGGCTGCTGGCTCAGGCCCAGCATATGGCCATGATGGGCAGCTGGGAAAAACATCTGGGGTCGGGAAAGTTTACCGTTTCCGAACAGTTCGCCCGTCTTTTCGGCAACGCTGAACCTGATTGCGGGAAGGCTTTTCAGTTTTTTCTGGACACTGTTCCTGCGGAAGATCGGGCCGGACTGATCAGAACCATGGACCAGGTGGGAGCCACGGGAAAACCCGCCACTTTGACCCATCATGTCGGCAAGCGGAACGGTTTTTCCCGCACGGTCCGGCACGATCTGGACATCCGGCGCAATCCGCAGGGACGCCCCCTGTCCCTGTGCGGTACGCTTCAGGACATCACCAGCGACACCCTGCGCGCACGGATGGCGTCGGACCGGAATAGGATTCTGGAAAGCATGCTTCAGAACGAGGGGCTCAAAACCCTGTACCAGGACCTGTTCGTCCTGCTGGTCAATCAGGCTCCGGGCAGCGAGCTCGCCGTTCTGACCAGAACCGCCGACACGCCGTGGGACTGCGCCTACTGCTCGCCCGGTCTCAAATCCGGGGCGGGCCGGAGATCGGTGGACGCTCTGCTTGGGATCCTTGAGGAAGGCGATACCCTGCGGGGTGCCAGATCGGTTCTGGTCGGCGAGGTCGAAGGAGCCCTCCGGGCGCATCTTCTGCCCATATCGCTCAACAGCGGCGGCCGGTCCGGCACGGTGATCTGCGCCTTCATCCCGGCCGGACTGCCGGATCAGGAAACCCTTCATCTCGATGACGTGCTCCAGACCGTTTCGGACATGGCCACCGTCATTCTCGACAACCACCGCCTGACCAGCGATCTGCAATATCAGGCTTTCCACGATTCCCTGACCGGCCTGCCCAACCGCTTCTTTTTTCTGGACCATCTGCGCCGGACCATTGCCGAAAGCGGGAAGAACGGACTGAAGCGGGCCGTGATCTTCATCGATCTGGACCGCTTCAAGAACGCCAACGACCTGCTGGGGCACTCCTTCGGCGATAATGTGCTTCAGGAAATGGCCCGGCGGCTGCAGACCGCCACCCGGCCCGGAGACATTCTGGCCCGTACCGGCGGGGACGAGTTCATGCTCATTTCCGCGCCATTGGACAGCTATGCGGAAGTGGAACGCATGTGTGCGCGGTTCATGGAAGTCATTGCCCCGCCTTTTGAGGAGGGGAATTACAGCTTCAATCTGAGCGTGAGCATCGGGGCCAGTCTCTTCCCCGCGGACAGCGACGACCCCGGCATCCTGTATCAGTACGCCGATGTGGCCATGCAGCATGCCAAGAAAAACGGCGGCAGTGTCCTGCGTTACTACGACAGTTCCATCATGGAACAGTTCATGGAACGTCTGGAGCTGGAGAACGACATGGCCCGCGCCCTGGAACAGGAGGAGTTCCTGCTGGAGTTTCAGCCTCAGGTGGACATGGAGACCAGAAAGACCATCGGTTACGAAGCCCTGATCCGCTGGCGCAAGCCGGATGGCCGTCTGATTCCTCCGTCGGCATTCATACCCATCGCCGAGGAAACAGGTTTCATCGTCGTGCTGGGCGGCTGGGTTCTGGAAACGGCCTGCCGGGAGATCAAACGCCTGCATCTGGCCGGACAACCGTGGATACGGGTGGCCGTCAATGTCTCCGCCGTGCAGTTCGTCCAAGACAATTTTCTGGAACTGGTCCAGCAGACTCTGGAGAAAACGGACTTTCCCGCCGACAGGCTGGAGCTGGAAATGACCGAAAGCACGGTCATGCATGGCCTCGGCACCGTGGCGGAGCGTCTTGACGCCCTGCGAAAGCTCGGCATCACCATCAGCATCGACGATTTCGGCACGGGCTACTCTTCCATGTCGTATCTCAAGTCACTGCCCATCGACAGCCTGAAGGTCGACAGGTCTTTCGTCATGGAAATTGGTTCGGGAAATTCCGAAAGCAGGAAATCCGAAGCTCTGGTGGACGCGCTCATCACCCTGGCCGACAATCTCGGCCTGACCGTCACGGCCGAAGGCGTGGAAAACGAAAAACAGCTCGAATTTCTGAGGCAGAAGCACTGCGACCGGGCCCAAGGATACCATACCGGGCGGCCCGCGCCGCTGCCCGGCTTGGATTGA
- a CDS encoding TRAP transporter small permease subunit produces MAIRSVVSGIDRLNNSITNCNMLLIFPLIGVMLFDVVIRYFLNSPVIWGTELGMMIFGLYMIFSGPSSVLDKVQVGIDLFSSKWKPRTRGMVSCITYIFTAVLFFQLLITSAIYALESWEMQEVSCSAWGQPVYHWKALIPVAFFLTFLQTIAEFLRNFWLALTGKELE; encoded by the coding sequence ATGGCAATACGATCTGTCGTAAGCGGTATAGACCGCCTGAATAACTCCATAACAAACTGCAACATGTTGCTGATATTTCCGCTTATTGGGGTGATGCTCTTTGATGTGGTTATACGATATTTCCTGAATTCTCCGGTGATCTGGGGGACAGAACTTGGGATGATGATTTTTGGATTATATATGATATTTTCCGGGCCATCTTCTGTTCTGGATAAGGTCCAAGTCGGTATAGATCTTTTCTCTTCCAAATGGAAGCCCCGAACGAGAGGAATGGTAAGCTGTATAACATACATATTTACTGCAGTACTTTTCTTTCAGCTGCTTATCACTTCCGCAATATATGCTCTGGAATCCTGGGAAATGCAGGAGGTATCCTGCTCGGCCTGGGGTCAGCCTGTGTATCATTGGAAAGCCCTTATTCCTGTCGCATTTTTCCTCACGTTCCTGCAAACGATAGCCGAATTCCTGCGTAACTTTTGGCTGGCCCTCACGGGAAAGGAGCTGGAATGA